The Cyanobacteria bacterium QS_8_64_29 genome contains a region encoding:
- the thiD gene encoding bifunctional hydroxymethylpyrimidine kinase/phosphomethylpyrimidine kinase, giving the protein MSAAYRTALTIAGSDPSGGAGIQADLKTFSALQCYGMAALTSLTAQNTQGVQNVRELPADFIGGQLQSLFADIEVHALKTGLLASPEAIGAVAAALQDCTAPAVVDPVMVAKSGERFLTDAAIEALAAQLLPRATLVTPNCLEAELLLGRALDSPESVAKGARELLRWGPQAVLLKAGRSSGSESADCLVVGLGEPVWLSGERIQTANTHGSGCTLSAAVTAGLARGQSLEGAVRQAKTYMNGAIRAGAARSLGGGRGPVHHFYHWWDDPKEAP; this is encoded by the coding sequence ATGAGCGCTGCTTACCGAACGGCCCTGACCATCGCTGGCTCTGACCCTTCCGGCGGCGCCGGCATCCAAGCCGATCTCAAAACCTTCTCGGCCCTACAGTGCTACGGCATGGCCGCCCTGACCAGCCTGACGGCTCAAAACACCCAGGGCGTCCAGAACGTGCGCGAGCTGCCGGCAGATTTTATCGGCGGACAGCTCCAGAGCCTGTTTGCCGACATTGAAGTCCATGCGCTCAAAACGGGCTTGCTGGCCTCGCCTGAGGCCATTGGTGCCGTTGCGGCGGCGCTGCAGGACTGCACCGCGCCTGCTGTGGTCGACCCGGTTATGGTGGCCAAAAGTGGCGAGCGCTTCCTAACGGATGCCGCTATTGAGGCGCTGGCCGCGCAGCTGCTGCCGCGCGCAACGCTGGTTACCCCCAATTGCCTGGAGGCCGAGCTCCTGCTCGGGCGCGCCCTCGACTCGCCCGAGTCAGTTGCCAAGGGCGCTCGCGAGCTGCTGCGGTGGGGCCCCCAAGCGGTGCTGCTCAAAGCGGGGCGCTCGAGCGGGTCGGAGTCCGCCGATTGCTTGGTAGTTGGCTTGGGCGAGCCCGTTTGGCTCTCGGGCGAGCGCATCCAGACCGCCAATACCCACGGCAGCGGTTGCACGCTCTCGGCTGCCGTGACGGCTGGGCTGGCACGGGGCCAATCGCTGGAGGGCGCTGTCCGGCAAGCCAAAACCTACATGAACGGCGCCATCCGCGCCGGTGCTGCCCGATCGCTCGGCGGCGGGCGCGGCCCGGTCCATCACTTCTACCACTGGTGGGACGACCCCAAGGAGGCACCATGA
- a CDS encoding MFS transporter — protein MEQLLAYARQFERQVWIQSLGRCLFLAGYGLFQFYLPIVFVNQVGFSATAVGVGLSSASLAGAAGKFASGSLAESPRWGRKKTLLLAVSLVIVALLLLAIADEFPLFWGATVLLGLGASMYWPVSNAALTDLTAPQQRNEGFALLGVAESLGLALGVAMGSGLLAWLERGQLLFAIDSLVMLAFLGVMQALSAETRPAAEAAPSALSGWGTALRDKWLGMFLGANLLFTTYFALANNALPLYFANFVLGDRDGSAIGSITSLLSWQIAFGALLQLPVARWLGRLTRASALLVAMLLWGVGLLLVWMTGVSPAPPLAIAPVALGTIALASVAYQPFAGAIVAELAPRSLRGVYAALSAQCWSVGYALGPLVGGWALDRGPPLAHNGWLALAVTSIAGLIALSLLERAPSRLASEMSPTPSRVLSD, from the coding sequence ATGGAGCAGCTGCTTGCGTACGCGCGCCAGTTCGAGCGGCAAGTTTGGATCCAGTCGCTGGGTCGCTGCCTGTTTTTGGCCGGCTACGGGCTGTTCCAGTTCTATTTGCCCATTGTTTTTGTCAATCAGGTGGGGTTTTCGGCGACGGCAGTTGGGGTGGGCCTCAGCAGCGCCTCGCTGGCAGGGGCTGCGGGCAAATTCGCCAGCGGCTCGCTGGCCGAGTCGCCGCGCTGGGGCCGCAAAAAAACGCTGCTGTTGGCAGTGAGCCTGGTCATTGTCGCGCTGCTGCTGCTGGCGATCGCGGACGAGTTCCCCCTGTTTTGGGGCGCTACCGTCTTGCTGGGGTTGGGGGCCAGCATGTACTGGCCGGTCTCCAACGCCGCTTTGACCGATCTGACCGCTCCGCAGCAGCGCAACGAAGGCTTTGCCCTGCTGGGCGTGGCCGAGAGCCTGGGCCTGGCCCTGGGCGTCGCGATGGGCAGCGGGTTGCTAGCTTGGTTGGAGCGCGGGCAGCTGCTATTTGCCATCGACAGCTTGGTGATGCTGGCGTTTTTGGGGGTCATGCAAGCCCTGAGCGCCGAGACGCGGCCCGCTGCCGAAGCCGCCCCCAGTGCCCTGAGCGGCTGGGGCACGGCGCTGCGGGATAAGTGGCTGGGGATGTTTTTGGGGGCCAACCTGCTCTTTACCACCTATTTCGCCCTGGCCAACAACGCGCTGCCGCTTTATTTCGCCAATTTTGTGCTCGGCGATCGCGACGGCAGTGCCATTGGCAGCATCACCAGCTTGCTGAGCTGGCAAATCGCCTTTGGGGCGCTGCTGCAGCTACCGGTCGCCCGCTGGCTGGGACGGCTGACGCGCGCTAGCGCCCTGCTGGTGGCCATGCTGCTTTGGGGGGTTGGGCTGCTGTTGGTGTGGATGACGGGGGTGAGTCCTGCCCCACCGCTGGCGATCGCGCCGGTTGCGTTGGGGACAATTGCGCTGGCCTCGGTGGCCTACCAACCCTTTGCCGGCGCGATCGTGGCCGAGCTCGCCCCCCGCTCGCTGCGCGGGGTCTACGCGGCGCTCAGCGCCCAGTGCTGGTCGGTGGGCTATGCCCTGGGGCCGCTGGTGGGCGGCTGGGCTTTGGATCGGGGCCCGCCCCTGGCGCACAATGGCTGGCTGGCCTTAGCGGTCACCAGCATCGCTGGCCTGATTGCGCTGTCGCTGCTCGAGCGCGCGCCCAGCCGCCTGGCGAGCGAGATGTCCCCCACCCCCAGCAGGGTTCTGTCCGACTAG